The genomic DNA ACCTGTTCCACGACCTGCCCGAGGTCGGCGACATCGACAAGCCCAAGCTCGTGTTCTTCTTCGACGAGGCACACCTGCTCTTCGACGACGCGTCCAAGGCGTTCCTCGACGCGATCGAGCAGACCGTGCGGCTCATCCGTTCCAAGGGCGTCGGCGTCTTCTTCGTCACCCAGACCCCCAAGGACGTGCCGTCCGGCGTGCTCGCCCAGCTCGGCAACCGCGTCCAGCACGCTCTGCGGGCGTTCACGCCCGAGGACGCCAAGGCGCTCAAGGCGACCGTGCAGACGTTCCCCAAGAGCGGGTACGAGCTGGAGTCGCTCCTCACCCAGATCGGCACCGGCGAGGCCGTGGTCACCGTGCTGTCCGAGTCGGGTGCGCCGACGCCCGTCGCCTGGACCCGCATGCGGGCGCCGGAGTCGCTGATGGCGCCCTCGCCCGAGGCGAAGGTCGACGAGGTCATCGCCGCCTCGCCGCTGAAGGCCAAGTACGCCGAGCTGGTCGACCGCGAGTCGGCGTACGAAAAGCTCAGCGCCCGGCTGCAGGGTGCGGCTCCCGAGGGTGGGCAGCCCGCCGAGGGCCAGGCGCCCGCCCAGACGAAGGCGCCCGAGAAGGCCGCCGAGGAGCAGCCCGGCATGGTCGAGCAGGTCGTGAAGTCCAGTGCGTTCAAGTCCGCGCTGCGCTCGGCAGGCACGGTCATCGGCCGCGAGATCACCCGCAGCATCTTCGGGACGGCGCGCCGCCGCCGCTGACCGAGGGCCGGTCGGCTGCGGTCAGCAGCCGGCCGGCTTGGCCGGGGTCGGCGTCGGTGCCGGGGTGGCCTGCGCCACCGGCACGAGCTGGTCGTACTTGTTGCCGAGGACGACGTCGACCGTGACGTCCTGGCGCCCGTCCTGCACGATCTTGGCGCCCTTGAGCTGCAGCGCGACCCGACGGGCCTGCGGCTCGCCGCGCTCACCCGAGACGATCAGCGCGACGTCGTCGGGCAGGAACCGACGCTTGGGGTCGTTGTCGTTCTTGAGGATCTTGAAGCCCCGGGCCCGCATCGCATCGGCCGCCTCACCGGACAGGCCGGCGCGGTAGGTCGTGTTGTAGACGTTGATGCTCACCGTGCTCGCTGGCGGCGGCGGCACGGGCACGAGCCCGAACTGCTCGCCGATCACCAGGTCGACGGTCGGGTTGGTGCGGTCGTCCTCGGTGAGCACGGGGTTCTTGACCTGCGTGGCGAGCGTCAGCGCGATCTGTCGGCCGCCCTTGCCGTAGCGGATCTCGGCGGCCTTCGGCGTCGGCCGGTCGTCCATCAGGCTCTGCGACTTGGTGTCGAGCACGTGGAAGCCGCGCCAGCCCAGCTGCTTGGCGGTCTTGCCGCCCGCGCCGTTGTGCTCGCTCGCGTTGATGATGTTGAGGTAGATCGTCGACGGCGCGATCTTGGAGGTCGGCTTCGGGACGGTCGTCGGGCAGCTCGGGCTCGCCTTCGGCTCCTGACCCTTCGCGTCGCCACCGCACCCGGCGACGGCGAGGCTCAAGACGACGGCGGCACCGGCGAGCGCCATCGCAGCGCCTCGTCGTGACTCCCCAGCCATTCCTCGTACCCCAAACCTCGCGTCCAGACGGTCATAGTGTGACGTGTTTCGTGCGTCGTGCCGACACCCCCGCCGTCACAGTTGCATGACGTCTCAGCGGCGTTCCGCGTTGTCATGGTCGCCCGTGGTGCGCGCGCTGTGGCGCTTATCACACGGAGTCGGGCTCCCGGGTCCCACATTACGGACCGCGTGCTCATGGAGGGAGACGCCACGTCGGCGTACCTCGGGGCGAATCACCTCGATTCGGTGCCAGGGCGTCGGACCTGTACTCTGCTCGGCGGAGGATTCGCATAGTGGCCTAGTGCGCACGCTTGGAAAGCGTGTTGAGTGAAAGCTCTCAGGGGTTCGAATCCCCTATCCTCCGCCACACGAAGAAGCCCCCGGGAGCCTGCGACCGGGGGCTTCTTCATGTGCCAGGGATGCAGGCATCGGACGAATCTCGTCTGGTCGGCACTGCATGCACTGCCGACCAGACGAGATTCGTGCAGTGGTGGACGACGGTCGCGTGACCGCCGGTTTCGCGGTCGCCCCGGTGCTGGCCTAGAGTGATGCCTCGGCCCCTCACGTGGCGGTACCTCGCCGAACTCCCCCAGGGCAGGAATGCAGCAAGGGTAGGCAAGCTCTTCCGGGTGCGTGAGGGGTCCTTTCATGCCCCGGCGCAGCTCGTACGCCGACCGGTCCGGTCGTCGTACGCCCCCGGTCTGCACAGGTGGGGACGGCGGGTCCCGGCTGACGGCGGTCGCCGTTAGGGTCGGCCAGGTGACGCAGACCTCGCAGGCGGCTCTCTACCGCCGATACCGGCCCGAGACGTTCGCCGACGTCATCGGCCAGGAGCACGTGACCGAGCCGCTGATGCAGGCGCTGCGGTCGGGTCGGGTCAACCACGCCTACCTGTTCAGCGGCCCGCGCGGCTGCGGCAAGACCACGAGCGCGCGCATCCTGGCCCGCTGCCTCAACTGTGAGCAGGGTCCGACGCCCACGCCGTGCGGTGAGTGCAGCTCGTGCGTCGCGCTCGCGCGCGGTGGCGCCGGCACCGTCGACGTCATCGAGATCGACGCGGCCAGCCACGGTGGTGTCGACGACGCACGTGACCTGCGCGAGCGGGCGTCGTACGGCCCGGCGCAGAGTCGCTTCAAGATCTACATCATCGACGAGGCGCACATGGTGACGCCGCAGGGCTTCAACGCGCTGCTCAAGATCGTCGAGGAGCCGCCCGAGCACGTGAAGTTCGTGTTCGCGACGACCGAGCCCGAGAAGGTCATCGGCACGATCCGCTCGCGCACGCACCACTACCCGTTCCGGCTGGTGCCGCCGGGCCTGCTCGCCGACTACATGCAGACGCTGTGCGACGCCGAGGGTGTGCGGGTCGAGCCCGGCGTGCTGTCGTTCGTCACGCGCGCGGGTGGCGGCTCGGTGCGTGACTCGCTGTCGGTGCTCGACCAGCTGATCGCGGGTTCGGGTGACGAGGGCGTGACGTACGCCGGTGCCGCGTCACTGCTCGGCTTCACCGACGGTGAGCTGCTCGACGCCACCGTCGACGCGCTCGCCGCGCGCGACTCCGCGTCCGTGTTCCGCCAGAT from Luteipulveratus halotolerans includes the following:
- a CDS encoding LytR C-terminal domain-containing protein, which codes for MALAGAAVVLSLAVAGCGGDAKGQEPKASPSCPTTVPKPTSKIAPSTIYLNIINASEHNGAGGKTAKQLGWRGFHVLDTKSQSLMDDRPTPKAAEIRYGKGGRQIALTLATQVKNPVLTEDDRTNPTVDLVIGEQFGLVPVPPPPASTVSINVYNTTYRAGLSGEAADAMRARGFKILKNDNDPKRRFLPDDVALIVSGERGEPQARRVALQLKGAKIVQDGRQDVTVDVVLGNKYDQLVPVAQATPAPTPTPAKPAGC